A region from the Pseudomonas promysalinigenes genome encodes:
- a CDS encoding PQQ-dependent sugar dehydrogenase has protein sequence MKPLHALSLLSVALLLAACGGDGEPNQALGPDPKLPAPERGLLPSMKIAQPAQWGDQKPTVPEGFSITAIATDLKIPRQSLVLPNGDILIAEGRGGSAAKLKPKDVIASQIKAQGNTQVKGGNRLTLLRDADGDGTYEMQTVFADNLNAPYGLAYADGKLYVANQDALVSFDYQDGQTKAGGPPSKLTDLPGQVNHHWTKSLTISPDGRYLYVGIGSNSNITERGMEVEIDRAMVWQVDAVTGAHRPYATGLRNPTALTIQPDTGQLWTVVNERDELGPDLVPDYLTSVREGGFYGWPYSYWGQNVDERVRPQNPDKVAAAIKPDYSLGSHVAALGVDFSNAAMGERFAEGAFVGEHGSWNRPNPVGYKVIFVPFKGGKPAGEPIDFATGFRGEDGKTRGRPVGVTVDPRGALIIADDLANTVWRVTRK, from the coding sequence ATGAAGCCATTGCACGCACTTTCTCTGTTGAGCGTGGCCCTGCTGTTGGCCGCCTGTGGTGGTGACGGTGAGCCGAATCAAGCGCTGGGCCCTGATCCGAAGCTGCCTGCGCCTGAGCGCGGGCTGTTGCCCAGTATGAAAATCGCCCAACCAGCGCAGTGGGGTGATCAGAAACCTACAGTGCCCGAGGGCTTCAGCATCACCGCCATCGCCACCGATCTGAAAATTCCGCGTCAAAGCCTGGTACTGCCCAATGGCGATATTCTGATCGCCGAGGGGCGTGGCGGCAGCGCCGCCAAGCTCAAGCCCAAGGATGTGATCGCCAGTCAGATAAAGGCCCAGGGCAATACCCAGGTCAAAGGTGGCAACCGTTTGACCCTGCTGCGCGATGCCGATGGTGATGGCACCTACGAGATGCAGACGGTATTCGCCGATAACCTCAACGCGCCTTATGGGCTGGCATATGCCGACGGCAAATTGTACGTCGCCAACCAGGATGCGCTGGTGAGTTTCGATTACCAGGATGGCCAGACCAAAGCCGGCGGCCCACCCAGCAAACTCACCGACCTGCCAGGGCAGGTCAACCATCACTGGACCAAATCGCTGACCATTAGCCCCGATGGGCGCTATCTGTATGTGGGCATAGGCTCCAATAGCAACATCACCGAGCGCGGCATGGAGGTGGAGATAGACCGCGCCATGGTCTGGCAGGTGGATGCGGTCACCGGAGCCCATAGGCCGTACGCCACCGGCCTGCGCAACCCAACCGCATTGACCATCCAGCCAGATACCGGCCAACTGTGGACGGTGGTCAACGAACGTGACGAACTGGGGCCGGACCTGGTACCGGACTACCTCACTTCGGTGCGTGAGGGCGGCTTCTACGGCTGGCCCTACAGCTACTGGGGGCAGAACGTAGATGAGCGCGTTAGGCCGCAGAACCCGGACAAGGTGGCTGCCGCCATCAAGCCGGATTACAGCTTGGGTTCCCACGTCGCTGCGCTGGGTGTCGATTTCTCCAATGCAGCGATGGGTGAGCGGTTTGCCGAAGGGGCGTTCGTGGGTGAACACGGCAGCTGGAACCGCCCGAACCCCGTCGGCTACAAAGTGATCTTCGTACCCTTCAAAGGCGGCAAGCCTGCAGGCGAGCCCATCGACTTTGCGACGGGCTTCCGTGGTGAAGATGGCAAGACCCGTGGCCGCCCAGTGGGGGTGACCGTCGACCCACGAGGCGCGCTGATCATCGCCGACGACCTGGCGAACACGGTGTGGCGGGTTACCCGCAAGTAA
- a CDS encoding DMT family transporter translates to MISKSILLTALPILMALLAGLVLPYQAASNAAVGRALGHWLWGAFTSLTVSSLVVIAALLILRVPMPDLSKAAQGPWWLWIGGVLGALYVAGAAALTPKLGTAGFLVLVVAGQILTSVIVDHFGLVGAASKPVNLPRVAGVLLILGGVLLVQGGWTTSPEPGRAMIER, encoded by the coding sequence ATGATCTCCAAATCCATTTTACTGACTGCTCTCCCTATATTGATGGCCTTGCTGGCGGGGTTGGTGCTGCCGTATCAAGCAGCTAGCAACGCCGCGGTTGGTCGTGCACTCGGGCACTGGTTGTGGGGGGCGTTCACCTCTCTGACGGTAAGTTCGCTGGTAGTGATTGCAGCGTTGCTGATTCTGCGTGTGCCCATGCCTGACCTGAGCAAAGCCGCGCAGGGGCCTTGGTGGCTATGGATTGGCGGCGTGCTGGGCGCGCTCTATGTGGCTGGCGCTGCAGCTTTGACACCCAAGCTGGGTACGGCAGGCTTTTTGGTCTTGGTGGTGGCAGGCCAGATTCTGACGTCGGTGATTGTCGATCATTTTGGCCTGGTGGGAGCTGCCAGCAAACCCGTGAACCTGCCCAGGGTAGCGGGTGTGTTGTTGATCCTTGGCGGCGTGTTGCTGGTGCAGGGAGGCTGGACCACGAGCCCAGAGCCCGGCCGAGCCATGATCGAGCGCTGA
- a CDS encoding LysR family transcriptional regulator, producing MDELRKIDLNLLLALHALLTEKHVTRAALRLHRSQPAVSHALAQLRAHFDDPLLIRQRGQMTLTARAQALAKPLQDALGSLNGLLAAPLFDPGQAHRRFRLSLSDYASRIILPPLVRYLRRVAPGIDLAISQASRETMLAQLLDGELDLALGIFPDLPAGIITQTLFEDSFISVADHQVLPAAGELTLEQWLTRPHVLMAMHPDAYDEIEQALTEQGLRRHIALALPHWSAAVDVLSGTDLILTVAKRALGPQLHPSLCQFAPPLPIAALAYQQAWHARKDSDPGHRWLREAVWACSQSEH from the coding sequence ATGGATGAGCTGCGTAAGATCGACCTCAACTTGCTGCTGGCGCTGCACGCATTGCTCACTGAGAAGCACGTGACGCGTGCGGCTTTGCGCCTGCACCGCAGCCAACCAGCGGTTAGCCACGCCTTGGCGCAGTTGCGGGCACACTTCGACGACCCCCTACTGATTCGCCAACGTGGCCAAATGACCTTGACCGCACGTGCGCAGGCGTTGGCCAAACCACTGCAGGATGCCCTAGGCAGCCTCAACGGTTTGTTGGCCGCACCACTGTTCGACCCTGGCCAGGCGCACCGACGTTTCAGGCTGTCATTGTCGGACTACGCCTCGCGCATCATTTTGCCGCCACTGGTGCGCTACCTACGCCGGGTCGCCCCAGGGATCGACCTGGCTATCAGTCAGGCCAGCCGTGAAACCATGCTCGCCCAGTTACTCGATGGTGAACTGGACCTGGCATTGGGGATTTTTCCGGACCTTCCAGCCGGGATCATCACCCAGACCTTATTCGAAGACAGTTTCATCAGTGTCGCAGACCATCAGGTGCTGCCGGCTGCAGGCGAACTCACCCTAGAACAGTGGCTGACGCGCCCTCACGTGCTCATGGCCATGCATCCCGATGCCTATGATGAAATCGAGCAGGCTCTGACAGAGCAAGGTCTACGGCGCCATATCGCCCTCGCGTTGCCACACTGGAGCGCGGCAGTGGACGTGCTGAGCGGCACGGACCTGATCCTTACCGTCGCCAAGCGCGCGCTCGGGCCGCAGTTGCACCCTTCTCTGTGCCAGTTCGCCCCACCGCTCCCGATAGCCGCACTGGCCTATCAGCAGGCCTGGCACGCACGCAAGGACAGTGACCCTGGCCATCGCTGGCTGCGCGAGGCCGTGTGGGCGTGTAGCCAGTCAGAGCATTGA